In Lysinibacillus sp. FSL M8-0337, the following proteins share a genomic window:
- a CDS encoding GNAT family protein — MRLKFYEPSDYSLVEQYMLSQVQLLYTMSPMASLKLSETDINRHAILAMKGEKLVTFFVLHENEGVKPYSENNQAILIRGFSTDMHEQGKGYAKEALQLLPTFVRLHFPTINELVLGVNVPNTAAQALYKTCGFIDEGICAVGIKSELKVMSYDLQSDH, encoded by the coding sequence ATGCGCTTAAAGTTTTATGAACCATCAGATTATTCATTAGTTGAACAATATATGTTATCACAGGTGCAACTTCTCTATACAATGTCACCAATGGCAAGTCTTAAACTCTCTGAAACAGATATCAATCGGCATGCCATTTTAGCGATGAAAGGTGAGAAGCTTGTCACTTTTTTTGTTCTTCACGAAAATGAAGGAGTAAAACCTTATTCAGAAAATAACCAAGCCATTTTAATTCGTGGATTTTCAACAGATATGCATGAACAAGGAAAAGGGTATGCCAAAGAAGCATTACAATTATTGCCTACTTTTGTACGACTACATTTTCCTACAATCAATGAATTAGTGTTAGGTGTTAATGTTCCGAATACAGCAGCTCAGGCGCTCTATAAAACATGCGGCTTTATCGATGAAGGCATATGTGCAGTAGGCATCAAAAGCGAGTTGAAAGTGATGAGCTATGATTTACAAAGTGATCATTGA
- a CDS encoding GNAT family protein, with product MEHYFKDFLNGQSIILKQMASSDLEAFINVENEKPTLLLANDEIPFPHTVEDHSSFFRSISGKKEEFFFGIFEKTTQQLIGSCGVYSINWTNSTCLVGISLSEKWQGKGLGTDAMQTLITFIFDYIAINKIKLQVFSFNVGAIRSYEKCGFTKEGILRNEIFRFGKFHDIILFGLLREEWPPRS from the coding sequence ATGGAACATTATTTTAAAGATTTTCTAAATGGACAATCAATTATATTAAAACAAATGGCATCCTCTGATTTAGAAGCGTTTATAAACGTGGAGAATGAAAAACCTACTTTATTACTTGCTAATGACGAGATTCCATTCCCACATACAGTTGAAGACCATTCTTCATTCTTTCGAAGTATTAGTGGAAAAAAAGAAGAATTTTTCTTCGGCATTTTTGAAAAGACGACGCAACAGCTTATTGGGTCATGTGGTGTATATTCGATCAATTGGACTAACAGCACTTGCTTAGTAGGCATATCATTAAGTGAAAAATGGCAAGGTAAAGGATTAGGAACGGATGCGATGCAAACACTTATCACCTTCATTTTCGATTACATTGCAATCAACAAAATTAAACTACAAGTGTTTAGCTTTAATGTAGGCGCCATTCGCTCTTATGAAAAATGTGGCTTTACAAAGGAAGGTATACTCCGGAATGAAATTTTCCGCTTTGGCAAATTTCACGATATTATCTTATTTGGCCTATTACGTGAAGAGTGGCCACCACGTAGCTAA
- a CDS encoding aspartyl-phosphate phosphatase Spo0E family protein: protein MVNLLFKQFLKFEIEIKRRIMYKKAKDLGFTHPAVVDYSQELDVLLNRYFKQAS, encoded by the coding sequence TTGGTAAATTTATTGTTTAAACAATTCTTGAAGTTTGAAATCGAGATTAAAAGGAGAATTATGTATAAAAAGGCAAAAGATTTAGGATTTACACACCCTGCTGTAGTAGATTATAGCCAAGAGCTAGATGTGTTACTAAACAGATATTTTAAACAAGCTTCCTAA
- the thrS gene encoding threonine--tRNA ligase: protein MSNQVINIQFPDGKQQLFTKGVTLTDIAQAISPALRKKAIVGSVNGTITDLTRPILADAQINLFDASTHEGMEVIRHSTAHLLAQAIKRLYPEAQFGVGPVIENGYYYDIELSHSLVPADLQKIEKMMNRIVQENIQIQRKELTREEAKRLFQHDKLKLALLDDIPEDDLITLYEQGDFYDLCRGPHVSSTGKLQHFQLMHVSGAYWRGDSQNQMLQRIYGVAFATKEALQDYFIFLQEADKRNHRKLGKELELFMFSEEAPGMPFYLANGQILRSELESFLRYLQTKYDYQEVRTPFMMNQRLWEQSGHWEHYKENMYFTQVDAQSFALKPMNCPGHMLIFKNERHSYRDLPIRMAEFGQVHRHEFSGALNGLLRVRTFCQDDAHIFVTPQQIEDEIILALRIIDHIYQVFGFQYEIELSTRPADFMGHIQLWDEAESALENVLKNAGYSYKIKEGDGAFYGPKIDIHIKDAIKRSHQCATIQLDFQLPEKFDLTYLNEQNEKVRPVVIHRAVFGSIDRFLGILIEHFGGAFPTWLAPQQVIVIGVAKMHQEYVQRVVQALEKEQIRVREDNRQEKLGKKIREAQLKKIPYILVLGDHECDNQSVTVRNYGQQVLKEQPLQQFIEEIKLEINEKALPNK from the coding sequence ATGTCAAATCAAGTTATCAACATTCAGTTTCCAGATGGAAAGCAACAACTATTTACAAAAGGTGTTACACTAACCGACATTGCACAGGCGATTAGTCCAGCGCTGCGCAAAAAAGCAATTGTAGGAAGTGTCAACGGAACCATCACTGATTTGACGCGCCCGATTTTGGCAGATGCCCAAATCAACCTATTTGATGCTAGCACACACGAAGGAATGGAGGTTATTCGTCATTCCACAGCTCATTTATTAGCACAAGCGATTAAACGCTTATATCCAGAAGCACAATTTGGCGTAGGACCAGTAATCGAAAACGGTTATTATTATGATATCGAATTATCACATTCTCTTGTACCAGCAGACTTGCAAAAAATAGAAAAAATGATGAATCGTATTGTGCAAGAAAACATTCAAATACAACGAAAAGAACTAACACGTGAAGAGGCAAAACGTTTGTTTCAACATGATAAACTGAAATTAGCATTACTAGATGATATTCCAGAAGATGACCTAATAACGCTTTATGAGCAAGGTGATTTTTATGATTTATGTCGTGGACCGCATGTATCCTCAACTGGTAAATTACAACACTTTCAATTAATGCATGTATCAGGGGCATACTGGCGCGGCGATAGCCAAAATCAAATGCTTCAGCGAATTTATGGTGTTGCATTTGCTACAAAAGAAGCATTACAAGATTACTTTATATTTTTACAAGAAGCAGATAAACGCAATCATCGTAAATTAGGAAAAGAGCTCGAATTATTTATGTTTTCAGAAGAAGCACCAGGTATGCCATTTTACCTAGCAAATGGTCAAATACTCCGAAGTGAATTAGAATCCTTTTTACGGTATCTCCAAACGAAATATGATTATCAAGAGGTTCGTACACCTTTTATGATGAACCAGCGTCTCTGGGAACAATCAGGTCATTGGGAGCACTATAAAGAAAATATGTACTTTACACAAGTAGATGCACAAAGCTTTGCATTGAAACCTATGAACTGTCCAGGGCATATGCTGATATTTAAAAATGAAAGACACTCATACAGAGATTTACCGATTCGTATGGCGGAATTTGGACAAGTGCATCGACATGAGTTTAGCGGAGCATTAAATGGACTGCTACGAGTTCGAACTTTTTGCCAAGATGATGCCCATATTTTTGTCACACCACAGCAAATAGAAGATGAAATCATATTAGCGTTGCGAATCATTGATCATATATATCAAGTATTTGGTTTCCAATACGAAATTGAATTGTCGACGCGTCCTGCTGATTTTATGGGGCATATTCAGCTTTGGGATGAAGCGGAATCGGCATTGGAAAATGTCCTAAAAAATGCGGGTTATTCTTATAAAATAAAGGAAGGAGACGGAGCATTTTACGGCCCTAAAATAGACATTCATATAAAGGATGCTATTAAACGAAGTCATCAATGTGCAACAATTCAACTGGATTTCCAACTGCCTGAGAAATTCGATTTAACCTATTTAAACGAACAAAACGAAAAAGTAAGACCTGTCGTAATTCATCGCGCTGTATTTGGTTCAATTGATCGCTTTTTAGGTATTTTAATTGAACATTTTGGTGGAGCATTTCCGACGTGGTTAGCACCACAACAAGTTATCGTAATAGGGGTGGCTAAGATGCACCAAGAGTATGTTCAACGGGTAGTGCAAGCACTTGAAAAAGAACAAATACGGGTACGTGAAGATAACCGACAGGAAAAGCTAGGGAAAAAAATTAGAGAAGCTCAACTAAAAAAAATACCGTATATTCTCGTATTGGGCGATCATGAATGCGACAATCAAAGTGTAACAGTGCGGAACTATGGTCAACAAGTGTTGAAAGAACAACCGTTACAGCAATTTATTGAAGAAATTAAGCTCGAAATTAACGAAAAAGCGTTACCTAATAAATAA
- a CDS encoding GNAT family N-acetyltransferase: MSVIHISQVPKKDVLAFFQTHWGSTEMVISSGIYDCSTLEGFAFLNDNQAIIGLVTYEIRGAECEIISLDSLEEGKGIGSCLVKAVEEQARQHHCTVVSLITTNDNLHALKFYQKRGYYLVEVLPNAVEKARALKPEIPFIGHDGIPIRDEIRLQKTSVSI, translated from the coding sequence ATGTCAGTAATTCATATTTCACAAGTTCCGAAAAAGGATGTCCTAGCGTTTTTTCAAACACATTGGGGAAGCACGGAAATGGTTATTTCCAGTGGTATCTATGATTGTAGTACATTAGAAGGTTTTGCATTTTTAAATGATAACCAGGCAATCATAGGGCTAGTAACCTATGAAATTCGAGGAGCCGAATGCGAAATTATATCACTTGATAGTTTGGAAGAAGGGAAAGGAATCGGTTCATGCCTTGTAAAAGCCGTGGAAGAACAAGCCCGTCAACATCACTGTACGGTTGTTTCACTCATAACTACAAATGATAATTTACATGCACTAAAATTTTATCAAAAACGGGGCTATTACCTCGTAGAAGTTCTACCAAATGCGGTAGAGAAAGCAAGAGCATTGAAACCGGAGATTCCCTTTATCGGTCATGACGGTATTCCCATTCGTGATGAAATACGTTTGCAAAAAACATCTGTCTCCATATAA
- a CDS encoding DUF3147 family protein has protein sequence MYTVVKIICSAAIIAVVTEVARRFPTYGGMIAALPLVSILSIIWLTVQSEPNEHIQRFTVGVIVGLPATMVMLFVMYMAMKSSIHIVFAIGLGVVSWAICLGIQKAIAGVFHISI, from the coding sequence ATTTATACAGTTGTAAAAATTATATGTTCTGCTGCGATTATTGCAGTTGTCACAGAAGTTGCTAGAAGATTTCCTACATATGGCGGTATGATAGCCGCACTGCCACTTGTCAGTATTTTAAGTATTATTTGGCTAACCGTTCAAAGTGAACCGAATGAGCATATACAGCGATTTACGGTTGGTGTTATAGTTGGACTTCCTGCAACAATGGTTATGCTATTCGTTATGTATATGGCAATGAAATCGTCTATTCATATTGTCTTTGCTATAGGGCTAGGAGTAGTGTCATGGGCAATATGCTTAGGTATTCAAAAAGCCATTGCCGGTGTATTTCATATTTCAATTTAA
- a CDS encoding MarR family winged helix-turn-helix transcriptional regulator, which yields MIQDINYYFTNIFYHLHTTHEDNISHQSVRILQMIQKEDEVTVRDIAQLLNISQNTASEHVKKLERHGWVEKIRVANDQRKVKLYLTADGLHVVKKNTELDDNKLKQALLLLSEKEQRSVLEAFQLLSEVSK from the coding sequence ATGATACAAGATATAAACTATTATTTTACAAATATTTTCTATCATCTCCATACAACACATGAAGATAATATTTCCCATCAAAGTGTGCGTATTTTACAGATGATTCAAAAGGAAGATGAAGTGACGGTTCGAGATATAGCACAATTATTAAATATCTCGCAAAATACAGCTTCAGAGCATGTAAAAAAGCTAGAACGACATGGCTGGGTTGAGAAGATTCGAGTAGCCAATGATCAACGTAAAGTGAAACTTTATCTTACAGCGGATGGATTACATGTTGTAAAGAAAAATACGGAATTAGATGATAACAAGCTAAAGCAGGCACTACTTCTTTTATCAGAAAAAGAACAACGAAGTGTTTTAGAAGCATTTCAGCTATTAAGCGAGGTGTCGAAATGA
- a CDS encoding FusB/FusC family EF-G-binding protein, translated as MEEQAIQPFLTVANYHLLEQQMNKILQTLATTQDKNVILTVRGLAQTEITEKVVMTPAQVQLIAPILSVTERGTGEAYLNDLKSYVIPFKPITASTIKSLFKKEKKLKLPNLEQIDFQQICYLAWDDYGTNRKYVIIEQDDKLKAIKGTFSNHTIRGICAICNRHADTGLFTTSIKGNIVGTYTNHSNYICADSDSCNQHVTDMDKTITFFERIT; from the coding sequence ATGGAAGAACAAGCAATTCAGCCGTTTTTAACGGTTGCCAACTATCATTTACTTGAACAACAAATGAATAAAATTTTACAAACACTTGCTACTACACAAGATAAAAACGTCATTCTTACTGTGCGTGGTCTTGCACAAACAGAAATTACTGAAAAAGTTGTTATGACACCTGCACAAGTACAACTCATTGCGCCTATTTTATCTGTAACAGAACGTGGAACAGGTGAGGCATATTTAAATGATTTAAAATCGTATGTTATCCCATTTAAACCAATTACAGCAAGCACCATCAAAAGCCTGTTTAAAAAAGAAAAAAAGCTAAAATTGCCGAATCTTGAACAAATTGATTTTCAACAAATTTGCTACTTAGCTTGGGATGATTATGGTACCAATCGAAAATATGTCATTATAGAGCAAGACGATAAATTAAAGGCAATCAAAGGCACTTTCTCCAATCATACAATTCGGGGTATATGCGCAATCTGTAATCGTCACGCTGATACTGGACTGTTTACTACATCCATTAAAGGAAACATCGTCGGCACTTATACAAATCACAGCAATTACATTTGTGCAGACAGCGATTCGTGTAATCAACATGTGACAGATATGGATAAGACAATTACATTTTTTGAGCGCATTACTTGA
- a CDS encoding InlB B-repeat-containing protein encodes MRKKFLIVVPVTLFLFALLFNENKVFANFTEDGFIYNDNLTGIVPEMYYPGGVTIYGDNNPSRKDLVIPDTLGGKPVTNIWYETFNNKQLTSLKLSNNIKLIGYNAFDNNLLTSVVFPNQLEWIGDFAFANNKLSSITIPDTVKRIGQGAFVNNDLKTITILSRNTIVLPNAIPKQTKILGTIPSKAKEYADQNGNPFEYLGFTITYDGNGHTSGSVAADYIDKTTQSFTVKKQESLKKDGYIFTGWNTERDGSGTDYHVDEVKTMTGDLTLYAMWLPQQHVTFNTDGGSIIPPQFVNDQTLVMEPPAPTKQGHTFEGWYKEAALTNKWDFMNDVVSSPITLYAKWKVVQHEVTFNTGGGNAMPSQLVDDNTVLLGPSVPTKQGYIFAGWYKEAALINQWDLTNDVVTSATTLFAKWKVVQYEVTFNTNGGSGIASQMVDINMKINEPTIPTKQGYSFGGWYKEATLTNRWDFKKDTITGKTTLFAKWFVNSSSDSSSHNSSSNSSPQNITVYFDTNGGSVLDNLSVAYDTKIATLPIPKKEGYTFGGWYKEAALINQWDLTKERVTKETKLYAKWIANIAPELTPELSPEQTTPEPDLPKVSFHDIADHWAKEMIEEIASQGIITGYPDGSFRPNEFIQRQHVALLFYRAFEFEQTRHAITFSDVNANHPYYEAIMTLQQAGIVDGSQGKFNPNALMTRAQLAKVVTLALKIELGGTSTFHDVPPTHWSYAYIAALAELEIVLGDNGKFKPDEPVTRAQFVAILYRALNLQ; translated from the coding sequence ATGCGCAAGAAGTTTTTAATCGTAGTACCTGTCACGTTATTTTTATTTGCATTACTTTTCAATGAGAATAAGGTTTTTGCAAATTTTACGGAAGATGGTTTTATTTATAATGATAATCTAACGGGTATAGTACCAGAAATGTATTATCCAGGTGGGGTAACAATTTACGGAGATAATAATCCCAGTCGAAAAGATTTGGTCATTCCAGATACGCTAGGTGGTAAGCCTGTCACAAATATATGGTATGAAACATTTAATAATAAACAACTGACCTCCTTGAAACTGTCAAATAATATAAAATTAATAGGTTACAATGCATTTGATAATAATTTACTAACTTCAGTAGTATTCCCAAATCAGCTAGAATGGATTGGAGATTTTGCTTTTGCGAATAATAAGCTATCCAGTATAACAATACCTGATACTGTAAAAAGAATCGGCCAGGGTGCATTTGTTAATAATGATTTAAAGACAATAACGATTTTAAGTCGGAATACAATTGTATTACCAAATGCTATACCTAAACAAACGAAGATTTTGGGAACAATTCCATCAAAGGCAAAGGAGTATGCTGATCAAAATGGAAATCCATTTGAATATTTAGGATTTACAATTACCTACGATGGAAATGGCCATACAAGTGGCAGTGTTGCAGCAGATTATATAGACAAGACAACACAATCATTTACTGTGAAAAAACAGGAATCATTAAAGAAAGATGGTTACATTTTTACAGGTTGGAATACAGAGCGGGATGGGAGCGGCACTGATTATCATGTAGATGAAGTAAAAACAATGACAGGAGATTTAACACTTTATGCTATGTGGTTGCCACAGCAACATGTAACGTTTAACACGGATGGAGGGAGTATAATTCCACCTCAATTCGTGAACGATCAAACATTAGTGATGGAACCACCTGCTCCAACAAAACAAGGGCATACATTTGAAGGTTGGTATAAAGAGGCAGCACTAACAAACAAGTGGGATTTTATGAATGATGTAGTAAGCAGTCCAATAACATTGTATGCGAAGTGGAAAGTCGTTCAACATGAAGTGACGTTTAATACAGGTGGAGGAAATGCAATGCCATCACAACTAGTTGATGACAACACAGTACTGTTAGGGCCATCTGTTCCAACGAAACAAGGTTATATATTTGCTGGTTGGTATAAAGAGGCAGCGCTTATCAACCAATGGGATTTGACAAATGATGTAGTAACTAGTGCAACAACATTATTTGCCAAATGGAAAGTCGTACAATATGAAGTGACGTTTAATACGAATGGAGGCAGTGGAATCGCCTCACAGATGGTTGACATTAACATGAAGATAAATGAACCAACTATCCCGACGAAACAAGGTTATTCATTTGGTGGATGGTATAAAGAAGCTACACTAACAAATCGATGGGATTTTAAGAAAGATACAATCACGGGTAAGACAACACTTTTTGCAAAGTGGTTTGTCAATAGTTCTTCAGATAGTAGTAGTCATAATAGTAGTAGTAATTCATCACCGCAAAATATCACGGTATATTTTGATACGAATGGAGGGAGCGTATTAGATAACTTGTCTGTAGCGTATGACACAAAGATAGCAACGTTACCGATTCCTAAAAAGGAAGGTTATACGTTTGGCGGCTGGTATAAAGAGGCTGCTTTAATCAATCAGTGGGATTTGACAAAAGAGCGTGTGACGAAAGAGACCAAGTTGTATGCGAAATGGATTGCAAACATAGCGCCAGAGCTTACCCCAGAACTAAGTCCGGAACAAACAACACCTGAACCTGACTTACCAAAAGTGTCTTTTCATGATATTGCCGATCATTGGGCAAAAGAAATGATAGAAGAAATAGCTAGTCAAGGGATTATAACAGGGTATCCAGACGGTTCGTTTCGTCCGAATGAATTTATTCAACGACAGCATGTGGCACTGTTATTTTACCGTGCTTTTGAGTTCGAGCAAACACGCCATGCTATTACATTTTCGGATGTAAATGCAAACCATCCATACTATGAAGCCATTATGACATTACAACAAGCAGGAATAGTCGATGGATCACAGGGGAAATTTAATCCTAATGCTTTAATGACGCGTGCACAGCTGGCGAAAGTCGTGACGCTTGCGCTAAAGATAGAATTAGGAGGTACTAGCACATTCCATGATGTTCCTCCAACGCATTGGAGCTATGCGTATATCGCAGCATTAGCAGAACTTGAAATTGTACTTGGTGATAACGGAAAATTTAAGCCAGATGAACCCGTTACGCGAGCACAATTTGTAGCCATCCTTTACAGAGCATTGAATCTTCAGTAG